A window from Synechococcus sp. RSCCF101 encodes these proteins:
- the galE gene encoding UDP-glucose 4-epimerase GalE → MATVLITGGAGFIGSHTCLVLLQAGHRLVILDDFSNSSPRAVERLAELAGLIPTGPGSWGDALRLVQGDIRHDHSLDLAFAAAQSSGPAGLDAPVEAVIHFAGLKAVGESVAEPLRYWDVNLHGSRTLLEAMERHSCRCLVFSSSATLYGYPETVPIPETAPVQPINPYGHTKAAVEMLLADVAGCGAGATAEMESPNGWRIARLRYFNPVGAHPSGQIGEDPDGIPNNLFPFVSQVAVGRRPSLRVFGSDWPTPDGTGVRDYIHVMDLAEGHRMALEALLAEEPQLLTLNLGSGRGISVLEVARAFEAASGRPIPVELVARRPGDAAVTVADPALAARRLGWRTQLGLDAICRDGWAWQSANPHGYAA, encoded by the coding sequence TTGGCCACGGTTCTGATCACCGGTGGGGCCGGCTTCATCGGCAGCCACACCTGCCTGGTGCTGCTGCAGGCGGGCCACCGGCTGGTGATCCTCGACGACTTCAGCAACAGCTCGCCCCGGGCCGTGGAGCGGCTGGCCGAGCTGGCCGGCCTGATCCCCACCGGGCCGGGCAGCTGGGGCGACGCGCTGCGGCTCGTGCAGGGCGACATCCGCCACGACCACAGCCTCGACCTCGCCTTCGCGGCGGCCCAGAGCAGCGGCCCGGCCGGCCTGGACGCACCGGTGGAGGCGGTGATCCACTTCGCCGGGCTCAAGGCGGTGGGGGAATCGGTGGCCGAACCCCTGCGCTACTGGGACGTGAACCTCCACGGCAGCCGGACGCTGCTGGAGGCAATGGAGCGCCACAGCTGCCGCTGCCTCGTGTTCAGCAGCAGCGCCACCCTCTACGGCTACCCGGAGACGGTGCCGATCCCCGAGACCGCGCCGGTGCAGCCAATCAACCCCTACGGCCACACCAAGGCGGCCGTGGAGATGCTGCTGGCCGACGTGGCCGGCTGCGGCGCGGGGGCCACCGCCGAGATGGAGAGCCCCAACGGCTGGCGCATCGCCCGGCTGCGCTACTTCAACCCGGTGGGTGCCCACCCCAGCGGCCAGATCGGGGAAGACCCCGACGGCATCCCCAACAACCTCTTCCCCTTCGTGAGCCAGGTGGCCGTGGGGCGCCGTCCGAGCCTGCGGGTGTTCGGCTCCGACTGGCCCACCCCCGACGGCACCGGCGTGCGCGACTACATCCACGTGATGGATCTGGCGGAGGGTCACCGCATGGCCCTGGAGGCCCTGCTGGCGGAGGAGCCCCAGCTGCTGACGCTGAACCTGGGCAGTGGCCGCGGCATCTCGGTGCTCGAGGTGGCCCGGGCCTTCGAGGCCGCCAGCGGCCGCCCGATCCCGGTGGAGCTGGTGGCGCGCCGGCCGGGCGATGCGGCCGTCACGGTGGCCGATCCGGCCCTGGCGGCCCGGCGCCTCGGCTGGCGCACCCAGCTGGGACTGGACGCCATCTGCCGCGACGGCTGGGCCTGGCAGAGCGCCAACCCCCACGGCTACGCGGCGTGA
- a CDS encoding CCA tRNA nucleotidyltransferase: MELALPGVPDSLLDRLRRAAAPARVALVGGAVRDLLLHRVHRDPWRGLLDLDLVVEGSPGAGSCGEPAAHALAHRLIREHPEAVGSHCFHAAYGTVELELDGVWLDLATARREVYSAPGLNPEVAFADLEADLARRDFSLNAMALVLGEEGSGRWQLLDPHAGQSALEQRQLAFLHDGSVRDDPSRVLRAARYAARLGFEPGAEALGQIRRTLADWPWAWRPGDPAEAAPPALAVRLRMELDLLLQREPWPQALRHLEAWGALALIDPSLSGDRGWRRRLHWARRLELPLLPALLAGAADPAAAGRRLQIPARQLAWLEALPAVRAVAARGPVSPSAWCAALEGQGWGEEAVRLALACGLTPRRPLLRWCGRWRHATPPVSARELIAAGLPPGPALGARLRQLRAEHLDAHDHV; this comes from the coding sequence ATGGAGCTGGCGTTGCCCGGCGTGCCCGACTCCCTGCTCGATCGCCTCCGCCGGGCCGCTGCCCCGGCCCGGGTGGCCCTGGTGGGCGGCGCCGTGCGGGATCTGCTGCTGCACCGGGTGCACCGGGATCCCTGGCGCGGTCTCCTGGATCTGGATCTGGTGGTGGAGGGGAGCCCCGGGGCGGGCTCCTGCGGCGAGCCGGCCGCCCACGCCCTGGCCCACCGGCTGATCCGGGAGCATCCGGAGGCCGTGGGGTCCCACTGCTTCCACGCCGCCTACGGCACGGTGGAGCTGGAGCTGGATGGGGTGTGGCTCGATCTGGCCACGGCCCGGCGCGAGGTCTACAGCGCTCCCGGCCTGAACCCCGAGGTGGCCTTCGCCGATCTGGAGGCGGATCTGGCCCGGCGCGACTTCAGCCTCAACGCCATGGCCCTGGTGCTGGGCGAGGAGGGATCGGGCCGCTGGCAGCTGCTCGATCCCCACGCCGGCCAGTCGGCCCTGGAGCAGCGCCAGCTCGCCTTCCTGCACGACGGCAGCGTGCGCGATGACCCCAGCCGGGTGCTGCGGGCGGCCCGTTACGCGGCCCGGCTGGGCTTCGAGCCCGGCGCGGAGGCCCTCGGCCAGATCCGCCGCACCCTGGCGGACTGGCCCTGGGCCTGGCGGCCAGGGGACCCGGCCGAGGCCGCCCCACCGGCGCTGGCCGTACGGCTGAGGATGGAGCTGGATCTGCTGCTGCAGCGGGAGCCCTGGCCGCAGGCCCTCCGCCATCTGGAGGCCTGGGGCGCGCTGGCCCTGATCGATCCGTCCCTGAGCGGCGATCGCGGCTGGCGCCGCCGGCTGCACTGGGCCCGGCGTCTGGAGCTGCCCCTGCTTCCGGCTCTGCTGGCCGGGGCCGCCGATCCGGCGGCGGCAGGCCGCCGGCTGCAGATCCCCGCCCGCCAGCTCGCCTGGCTCGAGGCGCTGCCGGCGGTGCGGGCCGTGGCCGCACGCGGCCCGGTCAGCCCCTCGGCCTGGTGCGCGGCGCTGGAGGGCCAGGGCTGGGGCGAGGAGGCCGTGCGCCTGGCGCTGGCCTGCGGGCTGACGCCCCGACGGCCGCTGCTGCGCTGGTGCGGCCGCTGGCGGCACGCCACCCCCCCGGTCAGCGCCCGTGAGCTGATCGCGGCCGGCCTGCCGCCCGGTCCGGCTCTGGGCGCCCGTCTGCGCCAGCTGCGGGCCGAGCACCTGGATGCCCATGACCACGTCTGA
- the kdsB gene encoding 3-deoxy-manno-octulosonate cytidylyltransferase yields the protein MNEPAGIARSVVAVPARLASSRLPNKVLAEIGGRPMLQRVLERCRQAQGPAAVVLCTDSEELADLGRQWGVPALLTSADCSSGSDRLASVADALVALAWGEEPGSCGDRLCRTAVINVQGDQPFLDPAVVSAMHAEFLRRTPVPAVITPVYPLKPDTIHNPAVVKTLLAHDGRALYFSRSAIPHVRDVDPADWHHHTTYWGHVGMYGFRGDVLAGWRALPPSPLEDLERLEQLRLIEAGHTVATFRVEGSSLSVDTAEQLEEARRLASAESPAGA from the coding sequence TTGAACGAGCCGGCCGGCATCGCCCGCAGCGTGGTGGCCGTGCCGGCCCGCCTGGCCTCCTCGCGCCTCCCCAACAAGGTGCTGGCCGAGATCGGCGGCCGGCCGATGCTGCAGCGGGTGCTGGAACGCTGCCGCCAGGCGCAGGGCCCGGCGGCCGTGGTGCTCTGCACCGACAGTGAGGAGCTTGCCGATCTGGGTCGCCAGTGGGGTGTGCCGGCGCTGCTCACCTCGGCCGACTGCAGCTCCGGCAGCGACCGGCTGGCCTCGGTGGCCGACGCCCTGGTGGCCCTGGCCTGGGGGGAGGAGCCGGGGTCCTGTGGTGATCGCCTCTGCCGCACGGCCGTGATCAACGTGCAGGGCGATCAGCCGTTCCTCGATCCCGCTGTGGTGAGCGCGATGCATGCCGAGTTCCTGCGGCGCACACCGGTACCGGCGGTGATCACGCCGGTGTACCCGCTCAAGCCCGACACGATCCACAACCCGGCCGTGGTCAAGACGCTCCTCGCCCACGACGGCCGCGCGCTCTACTTCTCCCGCTCGGCGATCCCGCACGTGCGCGATGTGGATCCGGCCGACTGGCATCACCACACCACCTACTGGGGCCACGTGGGCATGTACGGCTTCCGCGGTGATGTGCTCGCCGGCTGGCGCGCTCTGCCCCCCTCACCCCTGGAGGATCTGGAACGCCTGGAGCAGCTGCGGCTGATCGAAGCAGGCCACACCGTGGCCACCTTCCGGGTGGAGGGCAGCTCGCTGTCGGTGGACACGGCCGAGCAGCTGGAGGAGGCGCGCCGCCTGGCGTCAGCAGAGAGCCCGGCAGGGGCCTGA
- a CDS encoding GDP-L-fucose synthase yields MSASSRRIQPDDRIFVAGHRGMAGSAIQRAFQRHGYGQLVTASRAELDLGDGPAVERWFSAHQPDVVVLAAAKVGGIQANASQPADFLLDNLRLQTNVIEAAWRHDCRRLLFLGSSCIYPKFAEQPIREEALLTGALEPTNEWYAIAKIAGLKLCQALRRQHGFDAISLMPTNLYGPGDNYHPTGSHVLPALIRRFQEAADAGSNEVMCWGTGSPLREFLHADDLGEACVFALEHWRPEAEDPIHHLNVGTGVDLTIRELAEQVAEATGFQGQITWDSSKPDGTPRKQLDVSRMRALGWTARIPLREGLQRTVQDFRAQRSVGALRL; encoded by the coding sequence ATGAGTGCCTCCTCCCGTCGGATCCAGCCGGACGACCGGATCTTCGTGGCGGGCCATCGCGGCATGGCCGGCAGCGCCATCCAGCGCGCTTTCCAGCGGCACGGCTACGGCCAGCTCGTCACGGCCAGCCGCGCCGAGCTCGATCTGGGTGATGGTCCCGCCGTGGAGCGCTGGTTCAGCGCCCATCAGCCCGATGTGGTGGTGCTGGCGGCAGCAAAGGTGGGCGGCATCCAGGCCAATGCGAGCCAGCCGGCCGATTTCCTGCTCGACAACCTGCGCCTGCAGACCAATGTGATCGAGGCGGCCTGGCGCCACGACTGCCGCCGGCTGCTCTTCCTCGGCAGCAGCTGCATCTACCCCAAGTTCGCTGAGCAGCCCATCCGGGAGGAGGCCCTGCTCACCGGGGCCCTCGAGCCCACGAACGAGTGGTACGCCATCGCCAAGATCGCCGGCCTCAAGCTCTGCCAGGCCCTGCGGCGTCAGCACGGCTTCGATGCGATCAGCCTGATGCCCACCAACCTCTACGGGCCGGGCGACAACTACCACCCCACCGGCTCCCATGTGCTGCCGGCCCTGATCCGCCGCTTCCAGGAGGCCGCCGATGCCGGCAGCAACGAGGTGATGTGCTGGGGCACGGGCTCACCGCTGCGGGAGTTCCTGCATGCCGATGATCTGGGTGAGGCCTGTGTGTTCGCTCTTGAGCACTGGCGGCCGGAGGCCGAGGACCCGATCCATCACCTCAATGTGGGCACCGGGGTGGACCTGACGATCCGCGAGCTGGCCGAGCAGGTGGCCGAGGCCACGGGCTTCCAGGGCCAGATCACCTGGGACAGCAGCAAGCCGGACGGCACACCCAGGAAACAGCTCGATGTGAGCCGGATGCGGGCCCTGGGCTGGACGGCCCGCATCCCCCTGCGGGAGGGCCTGCAGCGCACGGTGCAGGACTTCCGTGCCCAGCGCTCCGTGGGGGCTCTGCGGCTGTAG
- a CDS encoding HAD family hydrolase, with the protein MSAPALPLAHPRRWSREWRWRRLRPALRQLALLVLDVDGVLTDGGLWLDPAGALQKRFDVRDGLGLKLLQRSGLELALLSGGQGGATEARARHLGIRHCLVGIRDKPAALRALQASLECPPEQTALVGDDLNDLAVRPVVGLLLAPADACRPLRHQADAVLQRRGGHGAVRELAERILQARGDWQALRRGGWRDRND; encoded by the coding sequence ATGAGCGCCCCGGCCCTGCCCCTGGCCCACCCGCGTCGCTGGAGCCGGGAGTGGCGCTGGCGCCGTCTGCGGCCCGCCCTGCGCCAGCTCGCGCTGCTGGTGCTGGATGTGGACGGCGTGCTCACCGACGGCGGCCTCTGGCTCGATCCGGCCGGCGCCCTGCAGAAGCGCTTCGATGTACGCGACGGGCTCGGTCTCAAGCTGCTGCAGCGGTCGGGCCTGGAGCTGGCCCTGCTCAGCGGCGGCCAGGGGGGCGCCACCGAGGCGCGGGCCCGGCACCTGGGCATCCGCCACTGCCTGGTGGGCATCCGCGACAAACCCGCCGCCCTCAGGGCACTCCAGGCCAGCCTGGAGTGCCCGCCGGAGCAGACGGCCCTGGTGGGCGACGATCTGAACGACCTGGCGGTGCGCCCCGTGGTGGGCCTGCTGCTGGCCCCGGCGGATGCCTGCCGGCCGCTCCGGCATCAGGCCGATGCGGTGCTGCAGCGCCGCGGCGGCCACGGCGCCGTGCGCGAACTGGCGGAGCGGATCCTGCAGGCCCGCGGCGACTGGCAGGCCCTGCGGCGCGGCGGCTGGCGCGACCGCAACGATTGA
- a CDS encoding UvrD-helicase domain-containing protein: MSVLAGLNDAQRRAVEHRDGPLLVVAGAGSGKTRALTHRIAHLIGHHGVDPGQLLAVTFTNKAAREMKERLELLLAQRLAQSLHAQPWSTLAAVDQRQLRSQVYREVSRELWIGTFHALFARLLRFDIDKYQDPDRLSWTRQFSIYDESDVLSLMKEIVVQEMKLDPKRFEPKKVRWAISNAKNQGWLPDQMEAAAEGVRGKREAEAYRLYRRALAANNALDFDDLLLLPVQLLRQNDTVRSYWHRRFRHVLVDEYQDTNRTQYELIKLLVADGADPGTIGTWQDRSVFVVGDADQSIYSFRAADFRILMGFQDDFGDRAPDDSTRTMVKLEENYRSTATILEAANALIANNSERIDKVLRPTRGEGEPILLTRCDDEIAEAEAVVHRLRLLEAAHPELSWRDMAVLYRTNAQSRALEESLVRWGIPYVVVGGLRFYDRREIKDILAYLRLLVNPADSVSLLRVINVPRRGIGKTTIQRLTDAADQLGIPLWDVVSDPEAVRSLAGRSAKGLLQFCELIHDLRRRVQDAPPAELVQRVMEQSGYVRELIADASDEAEERRRNLQELVNAALQFQEENEEADLERFLATAALASDADNKDTSADRVTLMTLHSSKGLEFPVVCLVGLEQGLFPSYRSLDDPASLEEERRLCYVGITRAKERLFLSHASERRLWGGMREPAVPSVFLSELPQEHLQGDVPRSGGAALRRSERLDRLTRVDREESRRVARGGSAGVPANAMRRRSAAPAPGRSWAVGDRVRHSSFGEGFITHLFGSGERISLAVKFEGMGPKILDPRLAPIEPLPAAPEA; encoded by the coding sequence ATGAGTGTTCTGGCCGGCCTCAACGACGCCCAGCGGCGGGCGGTGGAGCACCGGGACGGTCCCCTGCTGGTGGTGGCGGGAGCCGGCAGCGGCAAGACCCGCGCCCTCACCCACCGGATCGCTCACCTGATCGGCCACCACGGCGTGGACCCGGGCCAGCTGCTGGCGGTGACCTTCACCAACAAGGCCGCCCGCGAGATGAAGGAACGGCTGGAGCTGCTGCTGGCCCAGCGCCTGGCCCAGAGCCTCCACGCCCAGCCCTGGAGCACCCTGGCGGCGGTGGACCAGCGCCAGCTGCGCAGCCAGGTGTACCGGGAGGTGAGCCGGGAGCTGTGGATCGGCACCTTCCACGCCCTGTTCGCGCGCCTGTTGCGCTTCGACATCGATAAGTACCAGGACCCGGACCGGCTCAGCTGGACGCGTCAGTTCTCCATCTACGACGAGAGCGATGTGCTCAGCCTGATGAAGGAGATCGTGGTTCAGGAGATGAAGCTGGACCCGAAGCGCTTCGAGCCCAAGAAGGTGCGCTGGGCCATCAGCAACGCCAAGAACCAGGGCTGGCTGCCGGATCAGATGGAGGCCGCCGCCGAGGGGGTGCGCGGCAAGCGCGAGGCCGAGGCCTACCGCCTCTACCGCCGCGCCCTGGCGGCGAACAACGCCCTCGATTTCGATGACCTTCTGCTGCTGCCCGTGCAGCTGCTGCGCCAGAACGACACGGTGCGGTCCTACTGGCACCGTCGCTTCCGCCATGTGCTGGTGGACGAATACCAGGACACCAACCGCACCCAGTACGAGCTGATCAAGCTGCTGGTGGCCGACGGCGCTGACCCGGGCACGATCGGCACGTGGCAGGACCGCTCGGTGTTCGTGGTGGGCGATGCCGACCAGAGCATCTACAGCTTCCGGGCGGCCGACTTCCGCATCCTGATGGGCTTCCAGGACGACTTCGGCGATCGGGCGCCGGACGACAGCACCCGCACGATGGTGAAGCTGGAGGAGAACTACCGCTCCACCGCCACGATCCTGGAGGCGGCCAACGCCCTGATCGCCAACAACAGCGAGCGGATCGACAAGGTGCTGCGCCCCACCCGCGGCGAGGGCGAGCCGATCCTGCTCACCCGCTGCGACGACGAGATCGCCGAGGCGGAGGCCGTGGTGCACCGGCTGCGGCTGCTGGAGGCCGCCCACCCCGAGCTCAGCTGGCGCGACATGGCCGTGCTCTACCGCACCAATGCCCAGTCGCGGGCGCTGGAGGAATCCCTGGTGCGCTGGGGCATCCCCTATGTGGTGGTGGGCGGCCTGCGCTTCTACGACCGGCGCGAGATCAAGGACATCCTGGCCTACCTGCGCCTGCTGGTGAATCCGGCCGACAGCGTCAGCCTGCTGCGGGTGATCAATGTGCCCCGCCGCGGCATCGGCAAAACGACCATCCAGCGCCTCACCGATGCGGCCGACCAGCTCGGCATCCCGCTCTGGGATGTGGTGAGCGACCCCGAGGCGGTGCGCTCCCTGGCGGGCCGCTCGGCCAAGGGGTTGCTGCAGTTCTGCGAGCTGATCCACGACCTCAGGCGCCGCGTGCAGGACGCGCCACCGGCCGAGCTGGTGCAGCGGGTGATGGAGCAGAGCGGCTACGTGCGCGAGCTGATCGCCGATGCCAGCGACGAGGCCGAAGAGCGCCGCCGCAACCTGCAGGAGCTGGTGAATGCGGCGCTGCAGTTCCAGGAGGAGAACGAGGAGGCCGATCTGGAGCGCTTCCTGGCCACCGCCGCCCTGGCCAGCGATGCGGACAACAAGGACACCAGCGCCGATCGCGTCACCCTGATGACGCTGCACAGCAGCAAGGGGCTGGAGTTTCCGGTGGTGTGCCTGGTGGGCCTGGAGCAGGGCCTGTTCCCCAGCTACCGCTCCCTCGATGATCCGGCCTCGCTCGAGGAGGAGCGCCGCCTCTGCTACGTGGGCATCACCCGGGCGAAGGAGCGTCTGTTCCTCTCCCATGCCAGCGAGCGGCGCCTCTGGGGCGGCATGCGTGAACCGGCCGTGCCCTCGGTGTTTCTCTCCGAGCTGCCGCAGGAGCACCTGCAGGGGGATGTGCCGCGCAGCGGCGGCGCCGCCCTGCGCCGCAGCGAGCGGCTCGATCGCCTCACCCGGGTCGACCGGGAGGAGTCGCGCCGGGTGGCCCGGGGTGGCTCGGCCGGTGTTCCGGCCAATGCGATGCGCCGCCGCTCCGCGGCCCCGGCCCCCGGTCGCAGCTGGGCGGTGGGCGATCGGGTGCGCCACAGCAGCTTCGGCGAGGGCTTCATCACCCACCTCTTCGGGAGCGGTGAGCGCATCTCGCTGGCGGTGAAATTCGAGGGCATGGGCCCCAAGATCCTCGATCCGCGCCTGGCCCCAATCGAGCCCCTGCCCGCCGCGCCGGAGGCCTGA
- a CDS encoding SIS domain-containing protein — translation MSALSRCLREEAGAISLAAERLGHGAVEKALGLLERCADQRAKLVITGVGKSGIVARKIAATFSSVGLMALYLNPLDALHGDLGVVAPEDVALLLSNSGETEELLAVLPHLKRRGTARIALVGRADSSLGRGSDVVLEASVDREVCPLNLAPTASTAVAMAIGDALAAVWMERRGISPADFALNHPAGSLGKQLTLTAADLMVPAAQLEPVAPDAPLDAVITLLTRGAIGSGWVEDPHSAGRLHGLITDGDLRRALRDHSSEEWSALRARDLMTGDPITAEPDQLAVQALERMERNRRKPISVLPVVSPTREMLGLLRLHDLVQAGLA, via the coding sequence ATGTCTGCCCTGAGCCGCTGTCTGCGGGAGGAGGCGGGCGCCATCAGCCTGGCGGCCGAGCGCCTCGGGCACGGCGCGGTGGAGAAGGCCCTCGGCCTGCTGGAGCGCTGCGCCGATCAGCGGGCCAAGCTGGTGATCACCGGGGTGGGCAAGAGCGGCATCGTGGCCCGCAAGATCGCCGCCACCTTCTCCTCGGTGGGGCTGATGGCCCTGTATCTCAACCCCCTCGATGCCCTGCACGGCGATCTGGGGGTGGTGGCGCCCGAGGATGTGGCCCTGCTGCTCTCCAACAGCGGTGAGACCGAGGAGCTGCTGGCGGTGCTGCCCCACCTGAAGCGGCGCGGCACGGCCCGCATCGCCCTGGTGGGCCGGGCGGACTCCAGCCTCGGGCGCGGCAGCGATGTGGTGCTGGAGGCCAGCGTGGACCGGGAGGTGTGCCCCCTGAATCTGGCCCCCACCGCCAGCACGGCGGTGGCCATGGCCATCGGCGATGCCCTGGCGGCGGTGTGGATGGAGCGGCGCGGCATCTCACCGGCCGATTTCGCCCTGAACCACCCGGCCGGCTCCCTCGGCAAGCAGCTCACCCTCACCGCCGCCGACCTGATGGTGCCGGCAGCCCAGCTGGAGCCGGTGGCGCCTGATGCCCCGCTCGATGCCGTGATCACCCTGCTCACCCGCGGCGCCATCGGCAGCGGCTGGGTGGAAGACCCCCACAGCGCTGGCCGCCTGCATGGCCTGATCACCGACGGCGACCTGCGCCGCGCCCTGCGCGACCACAGCAGCGAGGAGTGGTCCGCGCTGCGGGCCCGCGATCTGATGACCGGCGATCCGATCACCGCCGAACCGGATCAGCTGGCGGTGCAGGCACTGGAGCGGATGGAGCGCAACCGCCGCAAGCCCATTTCGGTGCTGCCGGTGGTGAGCCCCACCCGAGAAATGCTGGGTCTGCTGCGGTTGCACGATCTGGTCCAGGCCGGCCTGGCATGA
- the selD gene encoding selenide, water dikinase SelD: MSSGAGPLLLAGGGHSHALLLKHWCMWPRQRPAGWIALVNRRPTALYSGLVPALIAGDAALEDCRIDLRRLCEQAQVSFIEAEITGLDPAERRLSLQGRPALAWERISLDVGAVSRPLAPQATGGGRAGSRPEATGDEVCLRLEGPLLPIKPLEPFLDWLMAEDTRLPTAAERRRAPLLTVVGSGLAGVEVALALRQRWPERRLALLARPGRPSGPLRRCLARAGVERVERWPADSAGPVIACTGSRAPAWLAESGLPVQADGRVLTDANLQVQGHPVILAAGDCAVVADRPRPPSGVWAVRAAPVLAWNLAALQGAGASRAGRGNRSKRSRLRCWRPQSRALQLLGAGGASRGLAAGGREALALWGPLQIGPQPLIWRWKQRLDRSFMEGFQRAGAMAAPSGDGEAAGSALAMACRGCAAKLPAASLRRALQGAGLDGPAEDAHAIGEGSPGWLQSVDGFPALLADPWRNARLTAWHACSDLWACGARVHSAQAVVTLPAVAPAVQEELLRQVLAGLRAALEPMGATLIGGHSLESRSEPPACPALGLEIALTVNGVPGPQGPWPKGGLQEGDGLILSRGLGSGVLLAAAMAGAVPPDALSAALQEMETSQAALPELMDGLTVHAATDITGFGLLGHLGEMLSAGAAQRSVRLEAAAIPALPGAIEQLAKGRASSLAPANREAWAWLEPGSGAPARVLLEGSGPNADTEAREQGEAGLGGPSPTTVLHELLVDPQTCGPLLLALPQHQVETALQRLQEAGFDQACRIGTVL, translated from the coding sequence GTGAGCTCCGGCGCGGGGCCGCTGCTGCTGGCCGGCGGCGGCCACAGCCACGCCCTGCTGCTGAAGCACTGGTGCATGTGGCCCCGGCAGCGACCGGCCGGCTGGATCGCCCTGGTGAACCGCCGGCCCACCGCCCTCTATTCCGGCCTGGTGCCGGCCCTGATCGCCGGCGACGCCGCCCTCGAGGACTGCCGGATCGACCTGCGCCGCCTCTGCGAGCAGGCCCAGGTGAGCTTCATCGAGGCCGAGATCACCGGGCTCGATCCGGCCGAGCGGCGGTTGAGCCTGCAAGGCCGCCCGGCGCTGGCCTGGGAGCGCATCAGCCTCGATGTGGGCGCGGTGAGTCGGCCCCTGGCTCCTCAGGCGACCGGCGGGGGCCGCGCTGGATCACGGCCGGAGGCGACGGGAGACGAGGTTTGTTTGCGGCTCGAGGGCCCTCTCCTGCCGATCAAGCCACTGGAGCCCTTCCTGGACTGGCTGATGGCCGAGGACACGCGCCTGCCCACAGCAGCGGAACGTCGCCGCGCGCCGCTGCTGACAGTGGTAGGAAGCGGCCTGGCGGGGGTGGAGGTGGCCCTGGCCCTGCGGCAGCGCTGGCCGGAGCGGCGGCTGGCGCTGCTGGCCCGCCCGGGCCGCCCATCCGGACCGCTGCGCCGCTGCCTGGCGCGGGCGGGGGTGGAGCGGGTGGAGCGGTGGCCAGCTGATTCCGCAGGCCCCGTAATCGCCTGCACTGGGAGCCGGGCGCCGGCCTGGCTGGCGGAGTCGGGTCTGCCGGTGCAGGCCGACGGCCGCGTGCTCACCGACGCCAACCTGCAGGTGCAGGGCCATCCTGTGATCCTGGCGGCCGGCGACTGCGCCGTGGTGGCCGATCGGCCCCGGCCGCCCTCGGGGGTCTGGGCGGTGCGGGCGGCGCCCGTGCTGGCCTGGAATCTGGCGGCGCTGCAGGGTGCTGGTGCGAGTCGCGCGGGGCGTGGGAACCGCAGCAAACGCAGCAGGCTTCGGTGCTGGAGACCCCAGAGCCGGGCCCTGCAGCTGCTGGGAGCCGGTGGCGCCAGCCGGGGGCTCGCGGCGGGCGGGCGCGAGGCCCTGGCCCTGTGGGGTCCGCTGCAGATCGGGCCGCAGCCGCTGATCTGGCGCTGGAAGCAGCGGCTCGATCGCTCCTTCATGGAGGGCTTCCAGCGGGCGGGCGCGATGGCAGCTCCGAGCGGAGACGGCGAGGCGGCCGGCTCAGCGCTCGCCATGGCCTGCCGGGGCTGTGCCGCCAAGCTGCCGGCCGCCTCGCTGCGGCGGGCGCTACAGGGGGCCGGTCTGGACGGGCCGGCCGAGGACGCCCACGCCATTGGCGAAGGCTCCCCCGGCTGGCTGCAGAGCGTGGACGGCTTCCCCGCCCTGCTGGCCGACCCCTGGCGCAATGCCCGCCTCACCGCCTGGCATGCCTGCTCCGACCTCTGGGCCTGCGGCGCCCGGGTGCACAGCGCCCAGGCCGTGGTGACCCTGCCGGCGGTGGCCCCGGCCGTGCAGGAGGAGCTGCTGCGCCAGGTGCTGGCCGGACTACGAGCCGCCCTGGAGCCGATGGGAGCGACTCTGATCGGCGGCCACAGCCTGGAATCCCGATCCGAGCCACCCGCCTGCCCCGCCCTCGGCCTGGAGATCGCCCTCACGGTGAACGGGGTGCCCGGACCCCAGGGCCCCTGGCCCAAGGGCGGTCTGCAGGAGGGCGATGGTCTGATCCTCAGCCGCGGCCTCGGCAGCGGCGTGCTGCTGGCGGCGGCGATGGCCGGAGCCGTGCCGCCCGACGCTCTGAGCGCGGCCCTGCAGGAGATGGAGACCTCCCAGGCGGCGCTGCCGGAGCTGATGGACGGGCTGACCGTGCACGCCGCCACCGACATCACGGGCTTTGGGCTGCTGGGCCACCTGGGCGAGATGCTCAGCGCCGGCGCGGCGCAGCGCAGCGTGCGGCTGGAGGCCGCGGCCATTCCCGCTCTGCCCGGGGCGATCGAGCAACTGGCAAAGGGCCGGGCCAGCAGCCTGGCGCCGGCCAACCGGGAGGCCTGGGCTTGGCTGGAACCCGGCTCTGGGGCACCAGCGCGGGTGCTGCTGGAGGGGTCCGGCCCAAACGCTGACACTGAAGCCAGAGAGCAAGGCGAGGCCGGTCTCGGGGGTCCGTCACCAACGACAGTGCTGCACGAGCTTCTGGTGGACCCCCAGACCTGCGGCCCCCTGCTGCTGGCGCTGCCGCAGCACCAGGTGGAAACGGCCCTGCAGCGGCTGCAGGAGGCCGGCTTCGATCAGGCCTGTCGCATCGGCACCGTGCTCTGA